The Meiothermus sp. QL-1 nucleotide sequence GGGGTTGCGCCTGGTGCCCATCGTGGACCCCGGGGTAAAGGTGGAGGAGGGCTACAGGGTGTTCGAGGAGGGCCGCCGGCGGGGGGTGTTCATTTTGGACGACCGGGACGAGCTGCTCGTGGGCGGGGTCTGGCCCCGGCGGGCCGTCTGGCCCGACTTTAGCCGGGAAGAAACCCGCCGCTTCTGGGCTGAGGAGGTCCGCGCCTTCACCGAAACGCATGGTTTTTCGGGCATCTGGAACGATATGAACGAGCCCGCGGTGCTGGAGTTGGGGGGCAAAGAGCCCCCCGACAAGGCCCTGCCCCTCACCGCCCGTCAGGGAGAAAAACACCACCTCGAGGCCCGCAACCTCTACGCGCTGGGCATGGCCGAGGCCACCTACCAGGGGCTGGCGGCCCCGGGCCGGCGGCCCTTCATCCTCACCCGCAGCGGCTTTCCCGGCATCCAGCGCTACGCCTTTGTATGGACAGGCGACAACGAAAGCCGCTTCGAGGACCTGGCCCTCTCGGTCTCCATGCTGCTCTCCTTGGGGCTCTGCGGCATCGCCTTCGCCGGCAGCGACGTGGGGGGATTCGGGCTGGACGCCGAGCCCGAGCTCTTGCTGCGCTGGACCTGGCTGGGTACCCTCTACCCCTTCTTCCGCAATCACAGCGCCCTGGGCACCCGCCGCCAGGAGCCCTACGCCTTCGGTGAACCCTGGACCAGCCGCCTGCGCGAGGCCTTGCGCTTCCGCTATCGCCTGCTGCCCTACCTCTACAGCCTGGCCCGCATCGCCCACGAGGAGGGGCTGCCCCTCTGGCGCCCGCTCTTCCTCTACTGGCCCGAAGCCCGGCACGAGGACCAGTTTCTCCTGGGCGAGGCCCTGCTGGCAGCCCCGGTGCTGCGCCAGGGGGAACGGCGCCGGGAGGTCTACCTGCCCGAGGGGGGCTGGCAGGACTTCTGGAGCGGCCGGTTTTTGGGAGGCGGTCTGCACCGCGTGGAGGCCCCCCCAACGCATCTACCCCTCTTCCAGCAGGCCGGAACGGCCATCCCCCTGACCGAGCCCCGCTGCCCCACCCGCACCGCCCGCTGGCCGGTGCTCTGCTTCCGGGTGGTCCCGGGGCCGGAGATACGGGGCCGGGTCTACGAGGACGAGGGCGAGGGGCAGGATGAAGGGGCCTGGAGCGAGCTTACCGGGCGGTTCGACGGCAAGCGGCTCGAGCTCTCCTTCTCCGACCGCTCTGGCCACCCCCGCGAAGGGGTGTGGGCCGAGGTGCTGGGGGTTGGGCAGCCCAGTGAGGGAGAGAACTTCACCTACCAAGAGGGCCTGTTGCGGCTGGATTTGCGCACGGGCAGCGCCTGGGCTGTGTGGGACTGGTGATGAACCGGGTTCGGGAAAGCCAGACCCTACCACAGCCCGATAAAGCCTACGGCGGTGGGCAGGTTGCCCGGACCTGGAGACCCGCCGGGGCCAAGGACAGGTCCTAGGGGTCCGGCAAAAACCCTGGTTTTTTGTCAAACAAAAAGAGTTTTTGCTTATTGACAGAAAACCCAGCAACGGCTAGCTTCAAAGCACCGCAGGAGGTTGCATGACCCCCGCACTGCGTGAGTTGGCTTCGCTTTTTCCCCCTACCCGCCTGCTAACCCAGCCGGGCGAGCTGGCCCCCTATGCCTCGGACGCCCTCACCGCCTTCCGGGCCCAACCTTTGGCGGTGGTGCTGCCGGAAAGCCACGCCGAGGTGGTGGCCGCGGTGCGCTGGTGCGCCAAGCACCGGGTGCCCTATGTGGCCCGCGGCTCCGGCACCAGCCTCTCGGGGGGCTCGCTGCCGGTGGAGGGGGGCATTGTGATCGGGCTCAACCGAATGAACAGGCTCCTCAGGCTCGAGCCCAAGGAGCGCATCGCGGTGGTGGAGCCCGGCTTTATCAACCTGCAGGTCTCGCTGGCCGCAGCCCCCTACGGCCTGTACTACGCCCCCGACCCCTCCTCCCAACCGGTCTCGACCATCGGGGGCAACCTGGCCTTCAACTCCGGGGGGGCCCACTGCCTCAAGTACGGCATGACCTCCAACCACGTCCTGGCCGCCAAGGTGGTGCTGCCCGACGGCGAGACCGTGGAACTGGGCCAAGAAAGCCTGGAAGGGGTGGGCCCCGACTGGCTGGGCCTTTTCGTGGGCAGCGAGGGGCTTTTGGGCATCGCCACCGAAATTACCCTGCGCCTTCTGCCCAAACCCGAGGCCTTCCACACCCTGCTGGCCGCCTACGACAGCCTGGAAAAAGCAGGGGAAGCGGTGGCGGCGGTGGTGGCCTCGGGCCTCCTGCCGGGGGCCATGGAGATCATGGACGCCCTGGCCATCGAGGCCGCCGAGGCCGCGGTGCAGGCCGGCTACCCCCGGGAGGCCCGGGCCCTTTTGATCGTGGAGCTCGAGGGCGAGACCCCCCAGGTAGAGGCCGAGGCCCGCTACCTAGACGAGGTAATCCGAGCCTCAGGGGCCTACGAGGTACGCATAGCCCGCAGCGCCGAGGAACGGATGAAAATCTGGAAGGGGCGCAAGGCGGCCTTCTCGGCGGTGGGGCGGCTCTCCCCCGACTACATCGTGCAAGACGGCGTGGTGCCCCGTTCCAAGTTGGGGCAGGCTCTAGCCGAGATCGAGCGGCTTTCCGAGCGCTACGGCCTCCGGGTGGCCAACGTCTTCCACGCCGGGGACGGCAACCTACACC carries:
- a CDS encoding TIM-barrel domain-containing protein codes for the protein MNELLGWKIPFDRMERLPLQGGLVHIEVQALEKEGVQAWRVLLTQRPRDRCKEGPAIRGMLRQQEPALLEQGEDRLAVGGLELSFWGLPHREVPEELRLLADGVPYPLLGLRFDLGTARYYGLGERTGGLERRGRAYWNFTADQPPRPGNDPLYQASPFLLRLEGERALGLFLDESHPSLFDLGHTHPAEARIAVMGPTLDLYLLEGPPLGVVQGITRLTGRPPMPPLWALGYHQCRYSYADEAAVREVVEAFAQHDLPLEAIWLDIHYMEGYKVFTASPARFPALRALSEELAGRGLRLVPIVDPGVKVEEGYRVFEEGRRRGVFILDDRDELLVGGVWPRRAVWPDFSREETRRFWAEEVRAFTETHGFSGIWNDMNEPAVLELGGKEPPDKALPLTARQGEKHHLEARNLYALGMAEATYQGLAAPGRRPFILTRSGFPGIQRYAFVWTGDNESRFEDLALSVSMLLSLGLCGIAFAGSDVGGFGLDAEPELLLRWTWLGTLYPFFRNHSALGTRRQEPYAFGEPWTSRLREALRFRYRLLPYLYSLARIAHEEGLPLWRPLFLYWPEARHEDQFLLGEALLAAPVLRQGERRREVYLPEGGWQDFWSGRFLGGGLHRVEAPPTHLPLFQQAGTAIPLTEPRCPTRTARWPVLCFRVVPGPEIRGRVYEDEGEGQDEGAWSELTGRFDGKRLELSFSDRSGHPREGVWAEVLGVGQPSEGENFTYQEGLLRLDLRTGSAWAVWDW
- a CDS encoding FAD-linked oxidase C-terminal domain-containing protein, translating into MTPALRELASLFPPTRLLTQPGELAPYASDALTAFRAQPLAVVLPESHAEVVAAVRWCAKHRVPYVARGSGTSLSGGSLPVEGGIVIGLNRMNRLLRLEPKERIAVVEPGFINLQVSLAAAPYGLYYAPDPSSQPVSTIGGNLAFNSGGAHCLKYGMTSNHVLAAKVVLPDGETVELGQESLEGVGPDWLGLFVGSEGLLGIATEITLRLLPKPEAFHTLLAAYDSLEKAGEAVAAVVASGLLPGAMEIMDALAIEAAEAAVQAGYPREARALLIVELEGETPQVEAEARYLDEVIRASGAYEVRIARSAEERMKIWKGRKAAFSAVGRLSPDYIVQDGVVPRSKLGQALAEIERLSERYGLRVANVFHAGDGNLHPLILYNGRVPGELERAEALAGEILRLCVALGGSITGEHGVGMEKRAYMPEMFSSEDLAAMRRIRLALDPLELANRGKMFPGEAPAAHSHGAHPLQRAGVISGG